CTGAAGGCGATTTCTCTGcgctgaagaagaagaagaagtcgaGCAAGAAGAAGGTCGAGGATGACTTCGAGGCCAAGCTCGCTGCCGCTGGTGGCGATGCTGCTGAGGAGGAGGCACCCGCTgccgaagaggaggaggtcCAGGAGGGCGACATGATGAAGGGCACAGGCATCTGGTCGCACGAGAGCACAACCCCCATCAAGTACGACATGCTGCTGAACCGATTCTTCACCCTCCTCCACTCCCAGCACCCCGACCTTGCCGGAAACAGCGTCAAGAGCTACAAGATTCCGCCGCCGCAGTGCCTCCGTGAAGGAAACAAGAAGACCATCTTCGCCAACATCGCCGAGATTTGCAAGAGGATGAAGCGTACCGACGAGCACGTTACTCAATTCTTGTTCGCCGAATTGGGTACCAGCGGTTCCGTCGACGGTTCTCGTCGTCTGGTCATTAAGGGTCGTTTCCAGCAGAAGCAGATCGAGAACGTTCTCAGGCGGTACATTGTCGAATATGTCACCTGCAAGACCTGTCGCTCTCCAGACACAGAGTACGTTGATTGCGTGGTCTTTTCCGAATACGCGTGTATGCTAACGTTGACGTAGTCTTTCCAAGGGTGAGAACCGTCTCAGCTTCGTCACTTGCAACAGCTGCGGTTCCAGGCGTTCAGTACAGGCCATCAAGACTGGTTTCTCTGCACAGATcggaaagagaaggaggatGATCAAGACCTAATGAGTTCACGTTTGCGCTTCACAAATATCGACATGCGTTTGCTTGGCTGGGTTGGCGGGCGCTGCGGATGTCATGGCGGCTCGCTCGTTCGGATAAACTGTGGCAAGGGGAGCGGTATACGAAGAGCCTGGTGTACAAGACTACATAGGAGTGGTTTATGTCTATTCGCATTGATGATACAACCTAAAGTTCA
This genomic interval from Ascochyta rabiei chromosome 5, complete sequence contains the following:
- a CDS encoding translation initiation factor eIF-2 beta subunit, translated to MADTESAERKPRKSVAFSEGTTIVDSDGQVTESKETNGGDDKDVEEVTEMFADLAKKKKKKSTKKKEGEEGEDAAEGDFSALKKKKKSSKKKVEDDFEAKLAAAGGDAAEEEAPAAEEEEVQEGDMMKGTGIWSHESTTPIKYDMLLNRFFTLLHSQHPDLAGNSVKSYKIPPPQCLREGNKKTIFANIAEICKRMKRTDEHVTQFLFAELGTSGSVDGSRRLVIKGRFQQKQIENVLRRYIVEYVTCKTCRSPDTDLSKGENRLSFVTCNSCGSRRSVQAIKTGFSAQIGKRRRMIKT
- a CDS encoding translation initiation factor eIF-2 beta subunit, variant 2 gives rise to the protein MADTESAERKPRKSVAFSEGTTIVDSDGQVTESKETNGGKSSAESHSTGSPALAGDDKDVEEVTEMFADLAKKKKKKSTKKKEGEEGEDAAEGDFSALKKKKKSSKKKVEDDFEAKLAAAGGDAAEEEAPAAEEEEVQEGDMMKGTGIWSHESTTPIKYDMLLNRFFTLLHSQHPDLAGNSVKSYKIPPPQCLREGNKKTIFANIAEICKRMKRTDEHVTQFLFAELGTSGSVDGSRRLVIKGRFQQKQIENVLRRYIVEYVTCKTCRSPDTDLSKGENRLSFVTCNSCGSRRSVQAIKTGFSAQIGKRRRMIKT